Proteins encoded by one window of Haematobia irritans isolate KBUSLIRL chromosome 2, ASM5000362v1, whole genome shotgun sequence:
- the LOC142224900 gene encoding uncharacterized protein LOC142224900: MRPQPLETKPGLYFEGIGTARIATAEWKLMVYYNLIPFRSEIDNFADGIKTFSDLCKMSPHEAICNNFASHLKQTRADLIQDRDIIMPRRLRRGALNIVGNVARSLFGILDADYAAEMDNTIQRAETDRSHLTSLLHNQTSIIDSTLNIIKEDELSLKTRIYEVQTTISTIHNQVVEDKAQQRIAHTVALLANELTLAAARLRQVEAEIVNVLTDSHHGRISPSLLTPDQLQREINVIKAHLPISRVLHFDDIDLIQFYKIMRTKAAVTKDKVMFEIRLPLVGQQTFELLKIFAVPANENDTLVTIHPQKEYLAINLHRDEYMPLSSDDIRTCIQPSSDIFICDNNHAMFSKGSMAASCEVDMFRHKPTNRCKVNIYKEPIIWQQLHYKNQWIYATTCEIDVSTVCGTKTLQYTLQGSGIINLEPICTLKTSEVTLRGHYNASSFIQASYSCFPKFNLTTHEREPAAILNSTDQLLINHTEQLTDLQNKLREADISNLRTTYRSDRHHHMAISYTALIMSSMLLMFYLGWRFLNRGGESIQPPTPQPRQTVPDSCTAQLLRCYIIKHIYLNIICIVSSRSQ; the protein is encoded by the coding sequence ATGCGACCACAACCATTGGAAACTAAACCCGGATTATATTTCGAAGGTATTGGTACGGCACGGATAGCCACAGCAGAATGGAAACTCATGGTCTACTACAATCTTATACCCTTTAGATCAGAAATTGACAACTTCGCTGACGGTATAAAGACGTTCTCCGACCTATGCAAAATGTCTCCTCACGAAGCAATATGTAACAATTTCGCATCTCATCTCAAGCAAACTAGAGCAGATTTAATCCAAGATAGAGATATCATCATGCCAAGGAGATTGCGTAGAGGTGCTCTAAATATTGTCGGTAATGTCGCAAGATCTCTGTTTGGAATTCTAGACGCGGACTATGCCGCCGAAATGGACAATACGATACAAAGAGCAGAGACGGACAGAAGCCACCTCACATCGCTGTTACACAATCAAACCTCAATTATCGACTCGACCTtgaatataataaaggaagacGAGTTATCCTTAAAAACTAGAATATATGAAGTCCAAACCACCATATCGACGATACATAACCAAGTGGTAGAAGACAAAGCTCAGCAAAGGATAGCTCACACAGTAGCTCTTCTTGCCAACGAACTAACTCTAGCAGCAGCAAGACTACGCCAAGTTGAAGCGGAAATCGTTAATGTTCTTACAGACTCTCATCACGGTAGGATCAGTCCATCCTTACTAACGCCGGATCAGCTGCAAAGAGAAATTAACGTAATCAAGGCTCATCTACCGATATCACGTGTTCTACATTTCGATGACATTGACCTCATTCAATTCTACAAAATCATGCGAACAAAGGCAGCAGTCACTAAAGACAAGGTTATGTTCGAGATAAGACTTCCTCTAGTTGGCCAGCAAACGTTTGAGTTGTTGAAGATATTTGCGGTGCCCGCAAACGAGAACGACACCCTTGTTACGATACACCCCCAAAAAGAGTACTTGGCGATCAATCTCCATCGAGATGAATACATGCCACTCTCCAGCGATGACATTCGCACCTGTATTCAACCAAGCAGTGACATTTTTATCTGCGATAATAATCACGCAATGTTTTCGAAGGGATCTATGGCGGCTTCGTGCGAAGTAGATATGTTCAGACATAAACCAACAAACAGGTGCAAAGTCAACATTTACAAGGAGCCTATCATCTGGCAACAACTACATTACAAGAACCAATGGATTTATGCTACCACATGTGAAATTGACGTCAGCACTGTTTGCGGAACAAAAACTCTACAATACACGCTCCAAGGTTCCGGAATCATCAACCTTGAACCAATTTGCACCCTTAAAACCTCGGAAGTCACTCTTCGAGGTCATTATAATGCATCAAGCTTTATTCAAGCATCTTACTCTTGCTTTCCGAAATTTAATCTAACAACGCATGAGAGAGAGCCCGCTGCAATTCTCAACTCGACTGATCAGCTTTTAATAAACCATACCGAGCAGCTAACAGATCTCCAGAACAAACTACGGGAAGCTGACATTTCAAATTTACGCACCACCTACCGTTCCGACAGACATCACCATATGGCGATAAGTTACACAGCTCTTATCATGTCTTCAATGCTGTTGATGTTTTACCTTGGATGGAGATTTCTGAACAGAGGAGGTGAATCAATCCAACCACCCACTCCACAACCACGTCAAACCGTTCCGGACTCGTGCACTGCCCAGCTTTTGCGCTGCTATattataaagcatatatatttaaatattatttgcatTGTAAGCAGCAGAAGTCAATAG
- the LOC142224901 gene encoding uncharacterized protein LOC142224901 → MIKNSVFGWDASENAYVTALYTRVQLENNSVFVNLLTSKSRVSPIKTLSIPKLALCGATLLAEVVDSVIPSLKVSQDEIYKWTDSTIVLAWLQKPACSWKVFVANRVSIIANKVGVDNWFHVDTFSNPADLATRGVYPKDLINCHLWWQGPPWLAKSPDSWPVANNFVLGTDLEQKVVRVHVAITPDQQDILERFSSYNWAFPPSQSP, encoded by the exons ATGATAAAGAACTCAGTATTCGGATG GGACGCATCTGAGAATGCGTATGTCACGGCATTATATACTCGTGTCCAATTGGaaaataattcagtttttgtAAATCTCCTCACTTCCAAATCCAGAGTTTCGCCAATTAAAACGCTATCAATTCCGAAACTTGCGCTCTGTGGAGCTACTTTACTAGCAGAAGTGGTTGATTCTGTAATTCCTTCTTTGAAAGTTTCCCAGGATGAGATTTATAAATGGACAGACTCAACTATTGTGTTGGCCTGGCTTCAGAAACCAGCTTGTAGTTGGAAAGTGTTTGTTGCCAACCGAGTTTCGATTATTGCCAACAAGGTAGGCGTGGACAACTGGTTCCATGTTGACACTTTTTCAAACCCGGCAGATTTGGCAACGCGCGGAGTTTACCCAAAAGATTTAATCAATTGTCACTTGTGGTGGCAAGGTCCTCCATGGTTGGCAAAATCTCCTGACTCTTGGCCAGTCGCTAATAACTTTGTGCTAGGAACAGATTTGGAGCAAAAGGTAGTAAGAGTTCACGTCGCAATCACTCCAGACCAACAAGATATCCTAGAACGTTTTTCTTCGTATAACTGGGCGTTTCCTCCATCGCAGTCACCCTAA